One Cicer arietinum cultivar CDC Frontier isolate Library 1 chromosome 8, Cicar.CDCFrontier_v2.0, whole genome shotgun sequence DNA segment encodes these proteins:
- the LOC101513372 gene encoding tubby-like F-box protein 8: MSFRSIVRDVRDGFGSLSRRGFEVRLPGHDRGKSSNSIHESNEQPRAVQNSRWASLPPELLRDVIKRLEESESTWPARKHVVACAGVCKSWRDMCKEIVTNLDSTGMITFPVSLKQPGYRDGPIQCFIKRDKSKLTYRLFLCLSPALLVENGKFLLSAKRTRRTTCTEYIISMNADNISRSSSTYIGKLRSNFLGTKFIIYDTQPPYNNAQLSPPGRSRRFNSKKVSPKVPSGSYNIAQITYELNVIGTRGPRKMNCTMSSIPTSALEHGGTVPGQPELLPRNLEDSFRSISFSRSIDNSSEFGSSRFSDILATSNDDEPKDRPIILKNKSPRWHEQLQCWCLNFRGRVTVASVKNFQLIASTQPPSAAPAPSTHSDNDKIILQFGKVGKDMFTMDYRYPLSAFQAFAICLTSFDTKLACE; the protein is encoded by the exons ATGTCGTTTCGCAGTATCGTTCGTGATGTAAGGGACGGATTTGGAAGCTTATCAAGGAGGGGTTTTGAGGTAAGGCTTCCTGGCCATGACAGGGGAAAGTCGAGTAATTCGATCCACGAGTCGAACGAGCAACCACGTGCAGTACAGAATAGCCGGTGGGCTAGCCTTCCACCAGAGCTTCTCCGCGATGTTATTAAAAGATTGGAAGAAAGTGAGAGTACATGGCCGGCTCGTAAGCACGTGGTTGCTTGTGCTGGTGTGTGCAAATCTTGGAGAGATATGTGCAAAGAAATTGTTACCAATCTTGACTCCACTGGGATGATTACTTTCCCCGTTTCGTTGAAGCAG CCTGGTTATAGGGATGGACCTATCCAGTGTTTCATAAAGAGAGACAAATCTAAGTTAACTTACCGCCTATTCCTTTGTCTTAGTCCTG CCTTGCTTGTTGAAAATGGAAAGTTTCTTCTTTCTGCAAAACGTACAAGAAGAACAACTTGCACAGAGTACATTATATCAATGAATGCAGATAACATATCAAGGTCTAGCAGCACTTACATAGGAAAACTAAG GTCAAATTTTCTCGGcaccaaatttataatttacgATACACAACCTCCCTACAACAACGCTCAGCTGTCTCCACCGGGCCGGAGCCGTAGGTTTAACTCAAAAAAAGTTTCTCCCAAAGTTCCTAGCGGTAGCTACAATATTGCCCAAATCACCTATGAGTTGAATGTCATTGGTACTCGAGGCCCGCGTAAGATGAACTGCACAATGTCCTCAATCCCTACGTCAGCCCTCGAGCACGGTGGCACTGTCCCTGGCCAGCCAGAGCTCCTTCCCCGCAACCTTGAGGATTCCTTCCGCAGCATATCGTTCTCAAGATCAATTGACAACTCGTCCGAGTTTGGCAGCTCTAGATTCTCAGACATACTCGCGACCAGCAATGATGATGAACCAAAGGACAGACCCATAATTCTCAAGAACAAATCACCTAGATGGCATGAGCAACTGCAATGTTGGTGTCTAAACTTCAGGGGAAGGGTGACAGTTGCATCGGTCAAGAATTTTCAGCTGATTGCTTCGACGCAGCCACCATCAGCTGCTCCTGCACCATCTACACATTCTgataatgataaaattattcttCAGTTCGGCAAAGTTGGCAAGGATATGTTCACTATGGACTATAGATATCCTTTATCTGCATTTCAAGCTTTTGCTATTTGCTTGACTAGCTTTGACACAAAACTTGCATGTGAATAA
- the LOC101512829 gene encoding uncharacterized protein, which yields MSDPYERVKLGRLAFKGGTLATRSKTIDKKKKKKKINNNSNNQNPNIEDETLDGQNEKLVDESEPSELFTIDAAKRMKYDQLFPVEAKKFGYEPKKDVKSVEDALDDRVKKKADRYCK from the coding sequence ATGTCAGATCCATACGAACGTGTAAAACTTGGTAGATTAGCATTCAAAGGAGGAACCCTAGCAACTCGATCCAAAACAATTgacaagaaaaaaaagaaaaagaaaatcaacaaCAACAGCAATAACCAAAACCCTAATATAGAAGACGAAACCCTAGACGGACAAAATGAAAAACTCGTCGATGAATCGGAACCATCGGAATTGTTCACGATTGACGCAGCGAAACGAATGAAGTACGATCAACTTTTTCCCGTTGAAGCTAAGAAATTCGGTTATGAACCTAAAAAGGATGTTAAATCTGTTGAAGATGCCCTTGATGATCGTGTTAAGAAGAAAGCAGATCGTTACTGTAAATGA